One Nerophis ophidion isolate RoL-2023_Sa linkage group LG06, RoL_Noph_v1.0, whole genome shotgun sequence genomic region harbors:
- the irx7 gene encoding iroquois homeobox 7 codes for MPASPADFGAFFLDRSVPGLGLGAPGYQLPVLGVQQQHLATLAAAVPVTYSGLHGYNFIPLAAQQHHHRHLAHLGNGFDLKTSPYHHHALLARGGPFFSPYRAGTAEDPGRGGAKVATRESTGALKAWLSEHLKNPYPTKGEKVMLAIITKMSLTQVSTWFANARRRLKKENRVSWASSRSKSDEEDEEQESDEEEEEEEEHPAEGAQEKTSEATSQPPPVETPPDGKDTPKPKIWSLAETATSESAKTEHTYQTAGRMWAEWASRGALVVPASYTQNH; via the exons ATGCCAGCCTCACCAGCCGACTTCGGAGCCTTCTTCCTGGACCGCAGCGTGCCGGGACTCGGCCTGGGCGCCCCCGGCTACCAGCTGCCGGTGCTGGGGGTCCAGCAGCAGCATCTGGCAACCCTGGCGGCCGCCGTGCCCGTCACTTACTCCGGACTACACGGATACAACTTCATCCCCTTGGCGGCACAACAACACCACCACAGACACCTCGCACACTTG GGCAATGGCTTCGACCTGAAGACCTCCCCCTACCACCACCACGCTCTTTTGGCACGCGGGGGTCCCTTCTTCTCGCCCTACCGGGCTGGCACGGCCGAGGACCCTGGACGCGGGGGTGCCAAGGTGGCCACCCGCGAGAGTACAGGGGCGCTGAAGGCGTGGCTCAGCGAGCACCTGAAGAACCCTTACCCCACTAAAGGTGAGAAGGTCATGCTGGCCATCATCACCAAGATGAGCCTGACGCAGGTCTCCACCTGGTTTGCCAACGCCCGCCGCCGCCTGAAGAAGGAGAACCGGGTCAGCTGGGCCTCCTCCAGGTCAAAGTCTGACGAGGAGGACGAGGAGCAGGAGAGcgatgaagaggaggaggaggaagaggagcatCCTGCAGAAGGAGCCCAGGAGAAGACTTCGGAGGCGACCTCGCAGCCTCCGCCTGTGGAAACTCCTCCGGACGGCAAAGACACGCCCAAACCCAAAATCTGGTCCCTGGCCGAGACCGCCACCTCAGAGTCGGCAAAGACGGAGCACACGTATCAGACCGCGGGCAGGATGTGGGCGGAGTGGGCCTCCAGGGGCGCCCTGGTGGTCCCCGCCTCTTACACCCAGAACCACTGA